The following proteins are encoded in a genomic region of Sesamum indicum cultivar Zhongzhi No. 13 linkage group LG8, S_indicum_v1.0, whole genome shotgun sequence:
- the LOC105168489 gene encoding uncharacterized protein LOC105168489, giving the protein MASISKLSTPNFAPSVSDFSASSRSSQHAVCCVDLSKRPAASRNLLSSSKLSLRSNHPVRVSLVVRCSKVDGNGSSVKRTTLHDLYEKEGQSPWYDNLCRPVTDLIPLIESGVRGVTSNPAIFQKAISTSSAYNDQFRELVQSGKDIESAYWELVVKDIQDACKLFEPIYDQTDGADGYVSVEVSPKLADDTENTIEAAKWLHQWVDRPNVYIKIPATAPCIPSIKEVIARGISVNVTLIFSLARYEAVIDAYLDGLEASGLSDLSRVTSVASFFVSRVDTLVDKLLEKIGTPEALDLRGKAANAQAALAYQLYQKKFSGPRWEALVKKGAKKQRLLWASTSVKNPAYPDTLYVAPLIGPDTVSTMPDQALQAFVDHGKVARTIDSNVSEAEGIYSALEKLGIDWSYVGSQLELEGVESFKKSFDSLLDSLQEKANSLKLVSL; this is encoded by the exons ATGGCTTCAATCTCCAAGCTCTCAACCCCCAACTTTGCTCCTTCTGTGTCTGATTTCAGTGCCAGCAGTAGATCTTCACAGCATGCCGTGTGCTGTGTTGATCTCAGCAAAAGACCAGCCGCCTCCCGTAACCTGCTTTCCTCTTCAAAGTTGAGCCTGCGCAGCAACCACCCCGTCAGGGTTTCTTTGGT TGTGAGATGCTCTAAAGTTGATGGAAATGGAAGCAGTGTCAAGAGAACCACTCTTCACGATCTCTATGAGAAGGAAGGGCAAAGCCCATGGTATGATAATCTATGCCGCCCTGTTACGGATCTTATTCCTTTGATAGAAAGTGGAGTCAGAGGTGTAACCAGCAACCCGGCG ATTTTCCAGAAGGCAATATCGACTTCAAGTGCATACAATGATCAATTCAG GGAACTTGTGCAATCTGGAAAAGACATAGAAAGTGCATACTGGGAACTCGTTGTAAAGGATATTCAAGATGCGTGCAAACTTTTTGAGCCAATTTATGATCAAACTGATGGGGCTGATGGATATGTCTCTGTCGAAGTTTCACCCAAACTTGCTGATGATACTGAAAATACAATTGAGGCTGCAAAATGGCTCCATCAATGGGTTGATCGCCCTAATGTCTACATAAAGATTCCTGCTACAGCTCCATGCATCCCTTCAATCAAGGAAGTAATTGCAAGAGGAATAAGTGTTAATGTTACG CTTATTTTCTCCCTTGCGAGATATGAAGCAGTCATTGATGCTTACCTGGATGGTCTTGAGGCATCTGGGCTCAGTGATCTCTCGAGAGTCACAAGTGTTGCTTCCTTCTTTGTTAGTAGAGTGGATACCCTTGTTGACAAACTGCTTGAGAAAATTGGAACACCTGAGGCACTAGATCTCCGGGGCAAG GCAGCAAATGCTCAAGCAGCTCTGGCTTACCAGCTTTACCAGAAGAAATTCTCTGGTCCAAGATGGGAGGCTCTGGTGAAGAAAGGAGCCAAGAAGCAAAGACTTCTGTGGGCCTCAACTAGTGTCAAGAATCCAGCTTATCCCGATACTCTATATGTGGCTCCTCTTATTGGACCTGACACG GTTTCCACCATGCCTGACCAAGCACTCCAAGCATTTGTTGACCACGGCAAAGTTGCAAGGACGATTGATTCAAACGTGTCGGAAGCTGAAGGTATTTACAGTGCCCTTGAGAAGTTGGGCATTGACTGGAGCTACGTTGGCTCACAACTTGAGCTGGAAGGAGTCGAGTCCTTCAAGAAGAGTTTCGATAGCTTGCTCGACAGTCTGCAAGAGAAGGCGAATTCGCTTAAGCTAGTCAGCCTGTGA
- the LOC105168490 gene encoding peptidyl-prolyl cis-trans isomerase FKBP19, chloroplastic, with product MMASISAIGSLPKRFPANTAAIGLTAPPLPALHIVCQSSTESSTSFEGSGSLEHRPLIDRRQIVVSSIGLLAVEIFNCQRAETSNASEYVDMPALRGKDYGKTKMRYPDYTETNSGLQYKDLRVGSGPTPRIGETVVVDWDGYTIGYYGRIFEARNKTKGGSFVGDDKDFYKFRLGSQEVIPAFEEAVSSMALGGIRRIIVPPELGYPDNDSNKKGPRPTTFSGQRALDFVLRNKGLIDKTLLFDIELLKIVPNGRG from the exons ATGATGGCGTCAATCTCAGCAATAGGATCTCTTCCTAAGCGTTTTCCGGCGAACACGGCTGCCATAGGTTTGACGGCGCCGCCACTTCCGGCCCTGCACATTGTGTGTCAAAGTTCCACCGAGTCATCAACGTCTTTTG AGGGAAGTGGAAGCTTGGAGCATAGGCCGCTGATTGATCGGAGACAGATTGTGGTGTCCTCGATAGGATTATTGGCGGTGGAAATTTTCAATTGTCAAAGGGCTGAAACTTCCAATGCATCTGAATATGTCGACA TGCCAGCACTGCGAGGAAAAGATTATGGGAAGACAAAGATGCGGTATCCTGATTATACTGAAACAAATTCAGGTCTCCAGTATAAG GACTTGCGAGTAGGTAGTGGCCCCACTCCAAGGATAGGAGAAACAGTAGTG GTCGATTGGGATGGTTACACCATTGGATATTATGGCCGGATATTTGAAGCTCGCAATAAGACAAAGGGTGGCTCTTTCGTG GGTGATGATAAAGACTTCTACAAATTCAGACTAGGGTCTCAAGAG GTTATACCTGCATTTGAGGAAGCTGTATCAAGCATGGCTCTTGGTGGTATAAGAAG GATTATTGTTCCTCCTGAACTGGGATATCCTGATAATGACTCCAACAAGAAGGGTCCAAGGCCAACAACATTTTCG GGTCAAAGAGCTCTGGATTTTGTGCTGAGGAACAAAGGATTAATCGATAAAACTCTCCTCTTTGATATTGAGCTCCTAAAAATCGTACCAAATggaagagggtaa
- the LOC105168491 gene encoding sterol 14-demethylase, with amino-acid sequence MEVVESTNDNNKIWNVGLLLVATLVAAKLISALIIPRSKKRLPPTVSSWPVVGGLLRFMKGPIVMLREEYPKLGSVFTLNLLNKNITFLIGPEVSAHFFKAPESDLSQQEVYQFNVPTFGPGVVFDVDYSIRQEQFRFFTEALRVTKLKGYVEQMVTETEDYFAKWGDSGEVDLKYELEHLIILTASRCLLGEEVRNKLFDDVSALFHDLDNGMLPISVIFPYLPIPAHRRRDQARKKLADIFANIIASRKQTGKTQNDLLQCFIDSKYKDGRSTTESEVTGLLIAALFAGQHTSSITSTWSGAYLLRNPKFMSAVVDEQKNIMQKHGNKIDYDTLSEMEVLYRCIKEALRLHPPLIMLLRSSHSDFSVKTKEGIEYDIPRGHIVATSPAFANRLPHIYKDPDTYDPDRFAPGRDEDKAAGAFSYISFGGGRHGCLGEPFAYLQIKAIWSHLLRNFEMELVSPFPEIDWNAMVVGVKGKVMVRYKRRELAVN; translated from the exons ATGGAAGTGGTGGAATCAACTAACGATAACAACAAAATCTGGAATGTGGGGCTTCTTCTGGTGGCCACTCTTGTGGCGGCGAAACTCATATCTGCATTGATAATCCCAAGATCCAAAAAGCGGTTGCCGCCAACGGTTAGCTCGTGGCCGGTGGTTGGCGGTCTTCTCCGGTTCATGAAAGGGCCGATTGTGATGCTGAGGGAGGAGTACCCTAAGCTTGGGAGTGTGTTCACTCTGAATCTGCTTAATAAGAACATTACTTTCTTAATTGGCCCGGAGGTTTCAGCCCATTTCTTCAAGGCCCCGGAATCTGATCTCAGCCAGCAAGAGGTTTACCAATTCAATGTGCCTACATTTGGGCCTGGGGTGGTGTTTGATGTGGACTATTCCATTAGGCAGGAGCAGTTCAGGTTTTTCACTGAGGCACTAAGGGTCACTAAGCTCAAAGGTTATGTTGAGCAGATGGTTACGGAAACCGAG GATTATTTTGCAAAATGGGGAGATAGTGGTGAAGTGGACCTGAAGTATGAATTGGAACATCTAATCATATTGACAGCCAGCAGATGTTTGTTAGGTGAAGAGGTTCGCAATAAGTTGTTCGATGATGTCTCTGCTCTATTTCATGACCTTGATAATGGAATGCTTCCTATCAGTGTCATATTTCCTTACCTTCCAATCCCAGCACATCGTCGTCGTGACCAAGCCCGCAAGAAGCTTGCAGATATTTTTGCAAACATCATAGCTTCTCGTAAACAAACAGGCAAGACACAGAATGACTTGCTACAGTGCTTCATAGATTCTAAGTATAAAGACGGACGATCAACGACAGAGTCGGAGGTCACTGGCCTACTCATTGCCGCCCTCTTTGCTGGCCAGCATACGAGTTCCATTACTTCCACATGGTCTGGGGCTTACCTCCTGCGCAACCCAAAATTCATGTCAGCCGTGGTGGATGagcagaaaaatattatgcaAAAGCATGGAAACAAGATTGATTACGATACCTTGTCTGAGATGGAAGTTCTATACCGTTGCATAAAAGAAGCGCTTAGACTCCACCCTCCACTGATAATGCTTCTGCGGAGCTCACACAGCGATTTTAGTGTGAAGACCAAGGAAGGAATAGAATATGATATTCCCAGGGGGCATATTGTGGCCACATCTCCGGCTTTTGCAAACCGGTTACCGCATATTTATAAAGATCCTGACACTTATGACCCTGATAGGTTTGCTCCAGGGAGGGACGAGGACAAGGCAGCCGGAGCTTTCTCCTACATATCTTTTGGTGGTGGTAGGCACGGTTGTTTGGGCGAGCCATTTGCATATCTACAAATCAAAGCAATATGGAGCCATTTGCTAAGAAACTTCGAGATGGAGCTCGTTTCACCTTTTCCAGAGATCGACTGGAATGCCATGGTCGTAGGTGTGAAAGGAAAAGTTATGGTGCGGTACAAGCGCAGAGAGCTTGCCGTTAACTAA